Proteins co-encoded in one Spirosoma endbachense genomic window:
- a CDS encoding glycosyl hydrolase family 28-related protein, with protein MPINVKDAQFGAIGDGATNDSPAIQRAIDYAKTRSAPGSPATIYRVTVYFPAGYYYLASPINLTNTNGIWLTGDGGSYLNTIIFGSTGGAIFDFSGSSLSGCENFSFLTSDRNSRSTIGVLFALTNNGGLSCGIRHCYFEMNDTPSANGGFGSIGLLNIRSEEFFIHECLIRANTSVIFSYTRDLSETGTSFTVSSSFQTLSSGVGSMGVVDITGTSLQNYEKRQPAMVLLGTNSLNFQGYISRLTASAGTNETAILCVRYTVNLRILATIESFSRVLKAILGGFENNELKVVLANNTSPATELIDVTNCGVKGFTCQISLPNPTERNRLVMYHAPVGGGTQVANGYLNNSVITCTDITDNRNVISQNLLRRADNVQFNSDQAFEKKGGRIRQLFTSFIAIGQTPTGSTTAILRFSLASPTTINNTNGGSYRIWIDGVVEAGSYGTQAAATLSFQAQLLVTQSYNGLFSPTSVTVVILDRTTTNAAYVDIVGITVDVAFANGIGSVLLTPRTIGTSSGDPITYNGSAELQSNFLANDSVIFR; from the coding sequence ATGCCTATTAATGTAAAGGATGCTCAATTTGGAGCAATTGGTGATGGTGCTACCAATGATTCACCGGCTATTCAACGAGCTATTGACTATGCAAAAACTCGTAGTGCGCCTGGTAGCCCAGCAACAATTTATCGTGTTACTGTTTATTTCCCGGCTGGTTATTATTATCTCGCCAGTCCAATCAACCTGACAAATACTAATGGAATCTGGCTTACGGGTGATGGTGGTTCCTATTTGAATACTATCATTTTTGGTAGCACCGGAGGAGCTATTTTTGATTTCAGTGGCTCGTCTCTATCGGGTTGCGAGAATTTTTCCTTTTTAACATCAGATCGTAACAGTCGATCTACTATCGGCGTATTATTTGCTTTAACCAATAATGGTGGATTAAGTTGTGGTATCCGCCACTGTTATTTCGAAATGAATGATACACCTTCAGCCAATGGTGGGTTTGGCTCGATTGGTCTACTCAATATTCGTAGTGAAGAGTTTTTTATACACGAATGTCTAATTCGTGCAAATACGTCAGTAATCTTCTCTTATACAAGAGATCTATCAGAAACAGGGACAAGTTTCACGGTATCGAGTTCATTTCAGACGCTTTCGAGTGGAGTCGGATCAATGGGTGTAGTAGATATTACTGGTACATCATTACAAAATTATGAGAAGAGGCAACCAGCTATGGTGCTACTAGGGACTAATAGCCTCAATTTTCAGGGCTATATAAGTCGACTTACTGCCAGTGCAGGTACAAACGAAACTGCGATTCTATGCGTACGATACACCGTAAATTTGCGTATACTGGCTACCATCGAATCATTTTCGCGAGTTTTAAAAGCCATTCTGGGAGGTTTTGAGAACAATGAACTTAAAGTGGTTTTAGCGAATAACACGTCCCCAGCTACTGAGCTCATTGATGTTACAAATTGCGGAGTAAAAGGCTTTACATGTCAGATTAGCTTACCGAATCCTACTGAACGAAATCGACTTGTAATGTACCATGCTCCTGTAGGTGGAGGAACACAAGTGGCTAACGGTTATTTGAATAATTCGGTAATTACTTGCACTGATATTACTGACAATCGCAATGTTATTTCCCAGAACCTTCTTCGCCGTGCCGATAATGTGCAGTTTAATAGTGATCAGGCATTTGAAAAAAAAGGAGGGCGTATCCGACAACTTTTCACTAGTTTCATTGCCATTGGCCAGACACCAACTGGCTCAACAACAGCTATTCTACGTTTTTCATTAGCTAGTCCTACGACCATTAACAATACAAACGGTGGTAGCTATCGTATCTGGATCGACGGAGTTGTAGAAGCGGGCTCTTATGGCACCCAGGCAGCTGCCACTCTATCTTTTCAAGCCCAATTGCTGGTCACACAAAGTTATAATGGTTTGTTCAGCCCAACTTCAGTTACTGTTGTCATACTAGATAGAACAACGACTAATGCTGCTTATGTTGATATTGTTGGTATAACTGTCGATGTAGCTTTCGCGAATGGCATTGGCTCTGTTCTGTTGACTCCACGCACAATTGGTACGAGTTCTGGTGACCCTATTACATATAATGGATCGGCAGAGTTACAATCCAATTTTCTGGCAAATGATTCTGTTATTTTTCGCTAA
- a CDS encoding capsule assembly Wzi family protein — translation MHNCLRSGFLHYFVGILTGFASSAQAQSIRQPNYYTAEIGTYVSSSTETPFWLRANQYGIVPNRSPLVTFRAGVYSGYDTTQHNTGRWHDSKYDFAYGLNVVVNATQNQLAYEHNVLLHEAYVKVRRGIFELYVGRQREKFGLADSTLSTGSYAWSGNAMPVPKIQISIPVFTPIGFTKGWVAVQGTFAHGYLDAQGYIKNTMLHQKSLYLRVGRERDPVRVYGGINHQAVWGGQATDPTGIPGTIPVGGKLPNGLLNYLYVVSTINSGRTDTQQYTYFDLTNRVGNHLGSVDLAAEFDLVRHTLYMYRQNLYEDGSLFYLLNIADGLNGIRLRRNDPNAIVRDFLFEFLNTTSQGGPVFVLDDPDKRGKDDYFNHQQYRDGWAYRQHTIGTPFIAPALGAQDQYPYGTFTRNNRVYVFHVGMAGSLPIQGSLLTSPIAYQVKLSFSRNLGTYDNPFQTIRNQFSGYASIVAPLDILGGIDLTGSIATDAGTLYQNGVGGYISLKKNWQAR, via the coding sequence ATGCATAATTGTTTAAGGTCAGGTTTCTTACACTACTTTGTTGGTATACTCACCGGTTTTGCTTCTTCCGCGCAGGCTCAATCAATCCGTCAACCTAATTATTACACTGCTGAAATAGGAACCTATGTATCTTCCTCGACAGAAACTCCATTTTGGTTAAGAGCGAATCAATATGGTATTGTTCCCAATAGGTCACCTTTGGTGACATTTCGGGCTGGTGTCTATAGTGGTTATGACACCACTCAACATAATACAGGAAGGTGGCATGACTCAAAGTATGATTTTGCTTATGGGCTTAATGTAGTTGTTAATGCGACTCAAAATCAATTAGCCTACGAACATAATGTGTTATTGCATGAGGCCTATGTAAAAGTACGTCGTGGTATTTTCGAACTTTATGTCGGCCGGCAGCGGGAAAAATTTGGCCTGGCTGATTCGACATTGTCAACAGGTTCATATGCCTGGTCAGGAAACGCAATGCCTGTTCCTAAAATCCAAATCTCTATTCCCGTTTTCACGCCAATTGGTTTTACAAAAGGCTGGGTCGCTGTTCAGGGTACGTTTGCACATGGCTATCTGGATGCCCAAGGGTATATTAAAAACACCATGCTGCACCAAAAGTCGTTGTATCTGCGTGTAGGCCGGGAGCGGGATCCTGTGCGGGTGTATGGAGGAATTAATCATCAGGCCGTTTGGGGAGGGCAGGCAACCGATCCTACGGGTATTCCAGGAACAATTCCGGTAGGTGGTAAACTCCCAAATGGTTTACTCAACTATCTGTACGTAGTGAGTACGATTAATTCGGGCCGTACGGATACGCAGCAATACACCTATTTTGATTTGACAAACCGGGTAGGTAATCACCTTGGTTCGGTCGATCTGGCCGCTGAGTTCGATCTGGTACGTCATACCTTATATATGTATAGACAAAATTTATACGAAGATGGCTCGTTGTTCTATTTACTGAATATAGCAGATGGCTTGAATGGCATTCGATTACGGCGGAATGATCCCAATGCAATTGTGCGGGATTTTCTGTTTGAGTTTTTGAATACAACCAGTCAAGGGGGGCCTGTATTTGTTCTTGATGATCCTGATAAGCGGGGGAAAGATGATTATTTTAACCATCAACAGTATCGGGATGGCTGGGCTTATCGCCAGCATACGATCGGCACGCCTTTTATTGCCCCTGCTCTTGGCGCACAAGATCAATACCCCTATGGAACATTCACCAGAAATAATAGAGTATATGTCTTTCATGTGGGGATGGCTGGAAGTCTGCCAATACAGGGAAGTCTGCTGACGAGCCCTATTGCGTATCAGGTGAAGTTGTCATTTAGTCGAAACTTAGGTACTTATGACAATCCTTTTCAAACTATTCGGAACCAGTTTTCGGGATATGCAAGTATAGTAGCTCCTTTAGACATTTTAGGGGGCATTGACCTGACCGGGAGTATTGCTACAGATGCTGGAACATTGTATCAGAATGGAGTAGGGGGATACATTAGCCTGAAGAAAAACTGGCAGGCCCGATAG
- a CDS encoding T9SS type A sorting domain-containing protein encodes MKLLTILAGCCLALNSQAQSPPKNLRIQLSYEKAGQYLQQAVETIEASNTIGLASTVDYKAGRSITLMAGFEAKSGSTFTANIQPVTSEGEISLQLKAYPNPFEHSTRIDYYLPADGVVNLWVIDAQGKIVGQLIQGENQSAGKHQVEWKPSALDAGIYIPIIEANQQKVTTRIVKK; translated from the coding sequence ATGAAGCTATTAACTATACTAGCGGGGTGCTGTCTAGCATTGAATAGCCAGGCACAGAGCCCTCCGAAAAACCTTCGGATTCAACTGAGTTATGAGAAGGCCGGTCAATACCTTCAGCAAGCTGTTGAAACCATAGAAGCTTCAAATACGATAGGTTTGGCCAGTACTGTCGACTATAAAGCGGGTCGTTCTATTACGCTGATGGCTGGTTTTGAAGCCAAATCGGGAAGTACATTTACCGCGAATATTCAGCCCGTTACTAGTGAAGGTGAGATTTCATTGCAATTGAAAGCATACCCTAATCCATTTGAGCATTCTACAAGAATTGATTATTACCTTCCTGCTGATGGAGTTGTCAACTTGTGGGTTATAGATGCGCAGGGTAAAATAGTCGGGCAGTTAATACAGGGAGAGAACCAATCAGCTGGTAAGCATCAAGTGGAATGGAAGCCTTCAGCTTTGGATGCAGGCATATATATACCCATTATTGAAGCCAATCAGCAGAAAGTGACTACTCGTATCGTAAAGAAATAA
- a CDS encoding sugar transferase yields the protein MRHRYSILFFPLHVIVDFLSLNAAFIGAYGIKFGTIDPVFEPPYATLWWVFNLIWLAEILLFKPYIFPRQLFKADHLIKKMFVLMAVHMAVIALYWVAVKGYYYSREHLAITYGIFASLGIAFRIGGLIFLKEYRARGYNNRKYIVVGYGKLATTIRGFYDAHPEMGFHFYGYFDEPTTDTANLLRGGYDQLLEYVRINQIDCVYCCMPYIDNGRLKDIVDDAEEVDYQVKLLVDFRGFLARGASVEYHDILPVLNLSSQMLADFQVNTLKRGFDIAFSLGVLLFGAPIFLVMALITRLTSEGPVLYAQERIGRNGKPFHIYKFRSMYINAEANGPVLSAGNRDGRITSWGWFMRQTRLDELPQFFNVLKGDMSVVGPRPERQFFIDQIVEVAPEYRTLLKVKPGITSIGQIKFGYAANIEEMVQRLRYDLLYPERRSFLFDMWIIAQTVRVMVQGRGK from the coding sequence ATGAGGCATCGTTATTCCATATTGTTCTTTCCGCTCCATGTAATAGTTGATTTCCTGAGCCTGAATGCGGCTTTTATTGGTGCGTATGGAATAAAGTTTGGAACAATTGATCCCGTTTTTGAACCACCTTATGCTACCTTATGGTGGGTTTTTAATTTGATCTGGTTAGCTGAAATTCTATTATTTAAGCCCTATATTTTTCCCCGTCAGCTATTTAAGGCTGACCATTTAATCAAAAAAATGTTTGTACTGATGGCCGTTCATATGGCTGTCATTGCCTTATATTGGGTTGCTGTTAAAGGGTATTATTATTCACGAGAGCATTTAGCCATTACTTATGGAATATTTGCCAGCCTGGGAATAGCCTTTCGGATCGGTGGGTTGATCTTTTTAAAGGAATATCGCGCCAGAGGGTACAATAACCGCAAATATATTGTGGTAGGGTACGGTAAATTGGCAACGACAATCCGCGGTTTTTATGACGCTCATCCTGAAATGGGATTCCATTTCTACGGCTATTTTGATGAACCCACAACCGATACCGCTAATTTGCTGAGAGGTGGTTACGATCAACTTCTTGAATATGTTCGTATTAATCAAATCGACTGTGTCTATTGTTGTATGCCTTACATTGATAATGGTCGCCTAAAGGATATTGTAGACGATGCTGAAGAAGTTGACTATCAGGTAAAACTTTTGGTTGACTTTAGAGGATTTCTGGCAAGGGGTGCTTCTGTTGAGTACCATGATATTCTGCCAGTACTGAATCTGTCGTCGCAGATGCTGGCTGATTTCCAGGTTAATACCCTTAAACGAGGATTCGATATCGCTTTCTCGCTGGGTGTACTGCTTTTTGGTGCTCCTATTTTTTTGGTAATGGCGCTTATAACCCGGCTAACCTCAGAAGGGCCGGTGCTTTATGCGCAGGAGCGTATTGGTCGTAATGGGAAGCCCTTCCATATCTATAAATTCCGTAGCATGTATATCAACGCGGAGGCTAATGGGCCAGTGTTGTCGGCAGGCAATCGTGATGGCCGTATTACATCGTGGGGATGGTTTATGCGTCAGACCAGACTGGATGAATTACCTCAATTTTTTAACGTACTCAAAGGGGATATGTCTGTAGTTGGGCCACGTCCAGAGCGACAGTTCTTTATTGACCAGATTGTTGAAGTAGCTCCTGAATATCGCACATTACTTAAAGTTAAACCAGGGATTACGTCTATTGGCCAAATCAAATTTGGCTATGCTGCTAATATTGAAGAAATGGTGCAGCGTTTACGATATGATCTACTCTATCCTGAGCGTCGGTCTTTCCTGTTTGACATGTGGATTATTGCCCAAACGGTTCGGGTGATGGTACAGGGCCGTGGTAAGTAG
- a CDS encoding beta strand repeat-containing protein: MKNNIHTLTLWVLTSITAWAQTNYVATTPSSATPGSDNTLVGVGAGNLNMSGASNLFIGRGTGIQNMNGTQNAFVGASAGNQNTAGQKNSFVGYGSGYSNTTGNNNTFIGSEAGYTNGSGFNNAFVGQRTGYFNSQGSNNSFFGTGAGYSSTQGSDNTFIGSDAGGGNTTGGGNTFLGSLAGASNGGANQNTFIGKSSGLSNTGNNNTFLGYETGKTNTIGTNNVFIGLQAGLNNSTGISNVFTGSFSGYSNSTGGFNVFVGPTAGANNTTGSYNMFLGNSAASTNTTGSYNMAIGDGAGFKNNANQNTYIGTHAGFNNQSGNNNVFIGQDVAGGIISGSNNTFIGWQANSAGANASSLTNAGAIGANAQVSISNALVLGNNANVGIGTSAPANKLEITQGTAGNSGLRFTNLTSGSTASALNQTKFLTVNAQGDVILGSLGGARVGADEGTASWEVTGDNIQNTNTGGVVIGPGVSKTPAGYRLYVADGVLTEKVKVAVKSTNDWSDRVFDQGYRLKSLSEVESYIHQAKHLPGVPSAEEVVKEGVDVGQMQAKLLEKVEELTLYVIELKKQNDALKQKSTQLEKRINKLHSKARK; this comes from the coding sequence ATGAAAAATAATATACACACACTGACGCTTTGGGTTTTAACAAGTATTACGGCTTGGGCTCAAACTAATTATGTCGCCACAACCCCATCTTCAGCTACACCTGGCTCAGATAATACACTTGTGGGCGTAGGTGCTGGTAATTTAAATATGAGTGGTGCGAGTAACCTGTTCATTGGGCGTGGAACTGGTATTCAGAATATGAACGGTACACAGAATGCATTTGTGGGAGCTTCAGCCGGTAATCAGAATACAGCTGGACAAAAGAACTCATTTGTTGGGTACGGATCCGGCTACAGCAATACAACTGGTAATAATAATACATTTATCGGTTCAGAAGCTGGGTATACTAATGGTAGCGGTTTTAATAATGCATTTGTTGGGCAACGTACGGGCTATTTTAATTCTCAAGGTAGTAACAACTCTTTCTTCGGAACGGGTGCTGGTTACTCTAGCACACAGGGGAGTGATAATACCTTTATAGGCTCAGATGCAGGAGGAGGAAATACAACAGGAGGAGGAAATACATTTTTAGGCTCGTTAGCTGGGGCATCAAATGGGGGCGCCAATCAAAATACCTTTATTGGAAAAAGTAGTGGATTGAGCAATACAGGTAATAACAATACTTTTTTGGGTTACGAGACAGGGAAAACGAATACCATCGGTACCAATAACGTTTTTATTGGTCTTCAAGCTGGCCTGAATAACTCCACTGGTATCAGTAATGTATTTACAGGCTCATTTTCTGGATACTCGAATTCGACAGGAGGCTTTAATGTATTTGTCGGGCCAACAGCTGGAGCGAATAATACCACGGGGAGCTATAATATGTTTCTAGGTAATTCGGCTGCTAGTACGAATACCACAGGTAGCTACAATATGGCTATTGGTGATGGTGCTGGATTTAAGAATAATGCTAATCAAAATACATACATTGGTACTCATGCTGGATTTAATAATCAGTCTGGAAACAACAATGTATTTATTGGTCAAGATGTTGCTGGTGGGATTATTAGCGGTAGTAATAATACATTTATTGGCTGGCAAGCCAACAGTGCTGGTGCAAATGCTAGTAGCCTTACAAATGCTGGAGCTATTGGAGCTAATGCCCAAGTGTCAATATCTAACGCACTTGTTCTCGGTAATAATGCTAATGTTGGTATTGGCACCTCGGCTCCCGCTAACAAGCTGGAAATTACCCAGGGAACGGCTGGTAACAGCGGCTTACGGTTTACAAACCTCACCTCTGGATCAACGGCTAGTGCTCTTAACCAAACGAAGTTCTTAACTGTTAATGCGCAGGGTGATGTAATTCTGGGTAGCCTCGGAGGAGCACGAGTCGGTGCGGATGAAGGAACTGCTAGCTGGGAAGTAACCGGTGATAATATCCAGAATACGAATACGGGGGGTGTTGTGATCGGTCCTGGCGTCAGCAAGACGCCGGCTGGCTATCGATTATATGTAGCTGATGGTGTATTGACCGAGAAAGTGAAAGTGGCTGTTAAGAGCACCAATGACTGGTCTGACCGGGTGTTTGACCAAGGCTATCGGCTGAAAAGCCTATCGGAAGTGGAGTCTTATATTCATCAGGCCAAACATTTGCCAGGTGTGCCTTCAGCGGAAGAAGTTGTTAAAGAGGGTGTAGATGTTGGACAAATGCAGGCGAAACTACTCGAGAAAGTAGAAGAGCTTACACTTTATGTAATTGAGTTGAAAAAACAGAATGATGCTTTAAAACAGAAGAGCACTCAGTTAGAGAAACGTATCAATAAACTCCACTCTAAAGCCCGCAAGTAA